Proteins co-encoded in one Melanotaenia boesemani isolate fMelBoe1 chromosome 23, fMelBoe1.pri, whole genome shotgun sequence genomic window:
- the kcnj8 gene encoding ATP-sensitive inward rectifier potassium channel 8 has translation MLARKSIIPEEFGLPGLVSRIPRKPVFRDRVNKARFIAKNGSCNLAHKNIREQGRFLQDVFTTLVDLKWRFTLVIFTTTFVSSWLLFAMSWWLVAFAHGDLDPEQPNGTECVTDVKSFTSAFLFSIEVQVTIGFGGRMITEQCLTAITVLILQNIVGLIINAVMLGCIFIKTAQSKRRAETLIFSRHAVIAVRNNRLCFMIRIGDLRKSMIIGATVRLQVVRKTTTPEGEVIPIHQIDVQTESAVASNNLFLLAPLIVCHVIDKNSPLYDLSAMELQCSDLEVIVILEGVVETTGITTQARTSYVSEEIQWGHRFVPIVTEEEGVYSVDYSKFGNTVKVATPCCSARELDEKPSILIQTLQKSELSHQNSLRKRNSMRRNNSMRKGAGSSGNLRRTNSGLISPKVQFFTPTEGGQNLNAVT, from the exons ATGTTGGCGAGAAAAAGCATCATCCCAGAGGAGTTCGGTCTGCCAGGTCTCGTCTCGCGAATACCCCGCAAGCCAGTGTTCAGGGACCGCGTGAACAAGGCGCGCTTCATTGCCAAGAACGGTTCCTGCAACTTGGCACACAAGAACATTCGCGAGCAGGGCAGATTCCTGCAGGACGTCTTCACCACGCTGGTGGATCTTAAATGGCGCTTCACGCTGGTCATCTTCACCACGACATTTGTGAGCAGCTGGCTGCTGTTCGCCATGAGCTGGTGGCTGGTGGCCTTTGCGCACGGAGATCTGGACCCTGAGCAGCCAAACGGAACCGAATGCGTCACTGATGTCAA GTCTTTCACTTCAGCCTTCTTGTTCTCCATTGAGGTTCAGGTGACGATAGGCTTCGGGGGACGCATGATAACAGAGCAGTGTCTGACTGCCATCACCGTCCTCATCCTGCAGAACATAGTCGGACTCATCATTAATGCTGTCATGCTGG GTTGCATCTTTATTAAAACAGCACAGTCAAAACGTCGTGCAGAGACTCTAATTTTCAGCCGTCATGCTGTGATCGCTGTGAGGAACAACCGCCTCTGCTTCATGATTCGCATCGGGGATCTGAGGAAGAGTATGATCATAGGAGCGACTGTCCGGTTACAG GTGGTGAGGAAGACGACCACACCAGAGGGGGAGGTAATCCCCATCCATCAGATCGATGTCCAAACAGAGAGCGCTGTGGCTAGCAACAACCTGTTCCTCCTCGCACCGCTTATCGTCTGCCACGTCATTGACAAAAACAG CCCACTGTACGACCTGTCAGCCATGGAGCTGCAGTGCAGCGACTTGGAGGTGATTGTCATCTTGGAGGGAGTTGTGGAGACGACAGGGATCACGACGCAGGCCCGAACCTCCTACGTGTCTGAGGAGATTCAGTGGGGTCACCGATTTGTTCCCATAGTAACAGAGGAGGAAGGCGTATACTCTGTGGACTACTCCAAATTTGGGAACACAGTAAAA GTGGCAACGCCGTGCTGCAGCGCCAGAGAACTGGACGAGAAGCCCTCCATCTTGATCCAAACCCTTCAGAAGAGCGAGCTGTCGCACCAGAACTCGCTGAGGAAGCGTAACTCCATGCGACGCAACAACTCCATGCGGAAAGGTGCTGGGAGCAGCGGGAATCTGCGCAGGACCAACTCTGGCCTCATTTCACCCAAAGTCCAGTTCTTCACCCCGACCGAGGGAGGCCAGAACCTGAACGCCGTCACTTGA